The proteins below come from a single Triticum aestivum cultivar Chinese Spring chromosome 5D, IWGSC CS RefSeq v2.1, whole genome shotgun sequence genomic window:
- the LOC123122536 gene encoding HMG1/2-like protein, producing MKAKAGSRAGDSRLAVKKSKAEKDPNKPKRPPSAFFVFMDTFRKEYKEKHPDVKQVSVVGKAGGEKWKSLSDAEKAPYAAKAEKLKAEYTKKIDAYNNPQAGEASGDSDKSKSEVNDDDSEGDE from the exons ATGAAGGCCAAGGCGGGCTCCCGCGCCGGCGACTCCAG GCTCGCGGTGAAGAAGAGCAAGGCCGAGAAGGACCCCAACAAGCCCAAGCGCCCCCCGAGCGCCTTCTTCGTCTTCAT GGACACCTTCAGGAAGGAGTACAAGGAGAAGCACCCCGACGTCAAGCAGGTCTCCGTG GTTGGCAAGGCCGGTGGTGAGAAGTGGAAGTCCCTGAGTGATGCT GAGAAGGCTCCCTACGCTGCCAAGGCCGAGAAGCTCAAGGCCGAGTACACCAAGAAGATCGACGCCTACAACAATCCACAG GCAGGAGAGGCGTCCGGCGACTCTGACAAGTCCAAGTCCGAGGTGAACGACGACGACAGCGAG GGCGACGAGTGA